The genomic region CCACCCCGGGCGGGATCGGCTCGGTGGAGGCGGCGCTGGTCGTGGCGCTGGTGGCGGCGGGCGGCCCGGCCGCGGTGGCCACGGCCGTGGTCCTGGCCTTCCGCGTCATCACGGTCTGGCTGCCCCTGCTGCCGGGCGCGCTGACGCTCGGGGCGCTGGTACGGCTGAAGGTCATCTGACCGCCCGACAGGCCCCGAAGTGCCCGGCCGGGAACGCCCGGGTATGGCCCGTTCCCCGGTACGAAACCCCGTACGGAATGCGGCAGGATGAACGGTCGTGCCGACCGCAGGTCAGGGTGGCCGGGCACGACGGAACATCCCGCAGGACGAACAGGTGACGACGTGACGAAACTTCACATCAGGCGGCGGGCAACGGCGTTCGCCGCAGTTCTTCTTCCCGGAGGTGTCAGGTGAACCGGGCGCTCACCGCGGACGATCTGGTCTTCGCCGGCATCGCCCTGGCGTCGGGCCTGCTGGCGGCCTTCGCGCTGCGCCTGCTGCTGCGCTGGCTGGGCGGGCACGCCGACCGCACCCGCTGGAGCGGGGACGACGTCATCGTGCACGCGCTGCGGGCCGTGCTGCCGTGGGCCGCGGTGGTGGGTGGCGTGGCGGGCGCGGCGGCGGTGCTGCCGCTGACCCGGACGGTGCAGCACCACACCAACCAGGTGCTGACGGTGCTGCTCATCTTCGTGGCGACGGTGTCGGCGGCGCGGGTGGTTGCCGGCCTGGTGCGCACGGTCACCCAGTCCCGCTCCGGGGTCGCCGGCTCGGCCACGATCTTCGTCAACATCACCCGGATCCTGGTCCTGGCCATCGGCTTCCTGGTGGTGCTCCAGACGCTGGGGATCTCCATAGCCCCGATGCTCACCGCCCTGGGGGTGGGCGGTCTGGCGGTCGCGCTGGCGCTCCAGGACACCCTCGCCAACCTCTTCGCGGGCATCCACATCCTCGCGTCCAAGACCGTCCAGCCCGGTGACTACATCCGTCTCAGCAGTGGTGAGGAGGGTTACGTCGAGGACATCAACTGGCGGCAGACGACGATCCGCAACCTGTCCAACAACCTCGTCGTGATCCCCAACGGCCAGCTCGCCAAGGCGAACATGACCAACTTCATGCGGCCGGAGGAGCAGCTGACCATCCTGGTCCAGGTCGGGGTGGCGTACGACAGCGACCTGGAGCACGTGGAGCGGGTGACCAACGAGGTCATCGCCGAGACCATGGCCGAGGTCGAGGGCGCCGTGCCGGACCACGAGCCGATCATCCGGTTCCACACCTTCGGCGACTCCCGCATCGGCTTCACGGTGATCCTGGGCGTCGGCGAGTTCAGCGACCAGTACCGGATCAAGCACGAGTTCATCAAGCGGCTGCACAAGCGCTACCGCGCGGAGGGCATCCGCATCCCCGCCCCGGCCCGGACGGTGGCGCTCCAACAGGGCGGGGTCGTCATCCCCCAGCAGCGGACCGGCGAGATCGAGCCGAACGAGCTCACCTCGGCCCGGCTCGACTGAGGCCTCGCTGAGCGCCGCTGCGACGCCCTCGGGTCGGCCGACGTGATCTGCACCACCCTGGCGGTGACCGGCGAGGCCGAACGGTGTGCGCAGGCGCTCCGCTCGCCGGTCGGATACCGGGCGCACCGGAGCGAGCCGCCGACGCACAGCGGCCGCCGGAACCATGACAGGGGCGTTCGCCGGAAGCCGACGCGCAGGCGAAGGCGGCGGGGGTGGCCGGGCGACCGAGGCGACTGCGGGCCGGAGAAGAGAGGCTGGCCCAGAGCGACAGGCCTTCCGGCCGGAGCCACGCCGCGACGGCACAACGGCCCGCCGCATCCATGCCCTGGGCGTTCGCCGGAAGCCGACGCGCAGGCGAAGGCGGCGGGCCGACGCGACTGCGAGCCGCAGAAGACGAGCTCTCCAAGAGCGGCAGGCCTTCCGGCCGGAGCCACGCGACGCTCAGCGGCCCGCCGGATCCATGCCCCGGGTGTTCACGGGAAGCCAAAGCGCGGGCGCGGTGGCGGGGCGACGCGGCTGTGGGCCGGAGAGGGCGGGCTCGCCGGGAGCTGCCGGTCTTCGGCCGGGGCCGCCGCCGCGCCGACCGGGGCAGTCGGAGGGCGGCCACGCGCCGCGCTGCCCCCGGGAGACGGACCCCGGGGTGATCGGTGGCGTGAAACTGGGCACGGACCCCTGTCGAGACGAGGTCGATCAGGAGATATCTTGATGTCGAGCAATGTTGCAGACGTGGAGCGGAGCACCCGGTGACTGACTCGACCATCATCTATACGCACACTGACGAGGCCCCGGCCCTGGCGACGTATTCCTTCCTGCCGGTGGTCCAGGCGTACGCCTCGCAGGCGGGTGTCGCCGTCGAAACCCGCGACATCTCGCTGGCCGGGCGCATCATCGCCCTGTTCCCGGAGTACCTCACCGAGGACCAGCGCATCCCGGACGCGCTCGCGGAGCTCGGCCGGCTGGCCAAGACGCCCGCGGCCAACATCATCAAGCTGCCGAACATCTCGGCGTCGATCCCGCAGCTCAAGGCCGCCATCGCCGAGCTCCAGGGCCAGGGCTACGCGCTGCCGGACTACCCGGACGACCCGAAGACCGACGAGGAGCGCGAGATCCGCGCCCGCTACGACAAGGTCAAGGGCTCCGCCGTGAACCCCGTCCTGCGTGAGGGCAACTCGGACCGCCGCGCCCCCGCGTCGGTCAAGAACTACGCCAAGTCCCACCCGCACCGCATGGGCGCCTGGTCCGCCGACTCCAAGACGAGCGTGGCGACCATGGGCCAGAACGACTTCCGCTCCACCGAGAAGTCCGTGGTGATCGCCGAGGACGGCGCGCTGCGCATCGAGCTCGTCGGCGACGACGGCACCACCACCGTGCTGCGCGAGTCCGTACCCGTCCAGCAGGGCGAGGTCGTCGACGCCTCCGTGATGCGGGTCGCCGCGCTGCGCGAGTTCCTGGCCGCGCAGGTCGCCGAGGCCAAGGCCCAG from Streptomyces chartreusis NRRL 3882 harbors:
- a CDS encoding mechanosensitive ion channel family protein, coding for MNRALTADDLVFAGIALASGLLAAFALRLLLRWLGGHADRTRWSGDDVIVHALRAVLPWAAVVGGVAGAAAVLPLTRTVQHHTNQVLTVLLIFVATVSAARVVAGLVRTVTQSRSGVAGSATIFVNITRILVLAIGFLVVLQTLGISIAPMLTALGVGGLAVALALQDTLANLFAGIHILASKTVQPGDYIRLSSGEEGYVEDINWRQTTIRNLSNNLVVIPNGQLAKANMTNFMRPEEQLTILVQVGVAYDSDLEHVERVTNEVIAETMAEVEGAVPDHEPIIRFHTFGDSRIGFTVILGVGEFSDQYRIKHEFIKRLHKRYRAEGIRIPAPARTVALQQGGVVIPQQRTGEIEPNELTSARLD